In Asterias rubens chromosome 17, eAstRub1.3, whole genome shotgun sequence, the genomic window TTGTTCTCCAATTCTCTCTGAATGAAGTCAAGCTGTTGAAGATGATCAAATGATGAGTTTTCGGAACGTTTTTTTGTCAATGGAATCTTCACAAcgtgtgaaagaaaaaacgcgcGGCCATGATGAATCAGCCACATTTCACCTCAAAAGACcttacaaataaaaattaatacgCCAACCAAAAAGTTCCCAAATTATTTGCTGTTTAAaacgctttaaaaaaaatcgttttCCATAAAAACCAATTGCTTTTTTTATGAATTCAACATGGAGTTAATTTAATCCCAATTAGCGGAAATTTTTTCTAAATTGTAATTCTTGAAAGCGGAGGAATATACTAAAATGTTGTCTCCCGAGCAATTGGTGGCGCTGCATATTTTATTATCTTTTTTAtaatatttcataaagcctgcaagaACACACATTTTGCTAAGCTCAAAAGAGTATTGATTACATTTAGTTTTCATTGtagtgactggtgccccactcaaacTTTGCCAAAACAAATCGTCAAGAGGAAATTTCTGAAATTTGGTCAAAAAAAGTGGTTCGACGTACGTTGAGTAATGATAATTATTGTGTATGTAGCACCATAAGGCATAGGCCTGTCATAATAGTTTTCAAAGGTGTGGCACATTTTGGCTAAGGGTTAAGTTATGATGGTCGTTTCATGTGTTTATAAAGATAGATGGAGCTTTAGACGGTTGTTTTGTGAGgtttgaaaatgttgaggttcaaGAGATCATTTAATGAGTTAGATATAAACCGCTTCCCCCGGGGCTCACTTAGCGCCGGCAATGCCGCTGGGTTGAGGGTCGCGTTGTGGGGTAGATGGGTGGTGCTTAGGAGACGTTGTTTTGGGAGATTTATACGTTGGGTAAGGTTGGGGTTGCTTGGGGGACCATTTGGGTGgtgttattgtttgtgtgtGGTTGAAAGTTGGGTGGAGCTGCATTGCTTCCTGTGGGTTAAAAATGGGTGTGGGTTGTACTGTTTCGGGGGTTAGTGGGTGGGTTGCATTGTTTTGCAGGAGAATATGTTTGATGCGGTTTTATGGTAGTTTTGTGGGGTTGGGGTCGTATCAAGCTAGGATCCATCAAAAACAGTTTGTAAATTAACAGCATATCCATCCAGATAAACATGAACTTGttttaagattttatttttCCATAAAAACAGAATTTAAAACGGAGTATAAAGTACATAATCCAACATAAGCGGATGTGAACACACAAAAAGTATTTTCGAAACTACGGGCATCTCCGGCACTGGTAATAAAGCCTCGACCTGCATGAGTGGCAACAAAAGCCGTTGTTTCGTAAAGGGCATCGAGTACTAAAGAAGAATAATATAATCGCCAGCTAAAATTATGGGCTGTTCTATTTCACGAGGCGATCTGAGCAGTcatgggtccaatttcataaagcatgtgcGCACCAAAAAATAGCTACGGATAACCAGCTAAAATTACTTAATGTCTACACTGTTATGACTTTTGtctagcaaagaaatttgcttagcaaagagatTCGTCAGCAGTATTTGAAGCTTTATGGAACTGGGCCCAGATTTGAACGAGTATATTCTGCTACATTGTAcgagaaacaattttttttttcatactcaCACATAGatcattgtcattcatttttCATAGGACTATAATTAATCATCTGCGGTTATTTATTCCTACAATAAATAGGGGACTAATTCAATAATTTATTGTGGCAACCCAGTATTGTTAAATTCTCGGTCACCATGACGCATTTTTTGTTGTTCGGCAACTCAATGAATAAACTGTTCGTTGTTACAAAGACAAAAGATAATAACTATTGTTTACAACAGTACATGATAGGCTATACATTGATATACTTAGTAGCAAGACATGGTTGGACATTGttaattttaacttttaaagtGTTTTAGGCACTATATTACACTTTACCGgcaaattaataagttattttttaTCTTACTAACATCTTCATCAGTACTGATCTTCTTATAGAGGTTTATATTAGTTTGgtgaaccttgaaccttgaaccttgaacaAAGCCGAAGTTATAGCCAGGAGTGGAAagtgaacatctgacgtcacacttcgaggctcgtgaataagaGTGGTTTCTAGCCTAGGTCGATTCCCGTCCaccttcacctttcacctagatcCATATGCAGAAGAACGCAAGTGCCGCGGCCAAATGTCACCTCGGACCGATAGAAAGCttttacgtcactgcacgtttacccaatgaaatcattggttctgaaaagcaagtacttGTCTTTTGCAGATGAAGTGAACATTCGTGTAGCCACCGTCCTCCCGGATATGGTGCGCGATTAATTGTCTTAAACTAAATTCATTACTTTTGTAATAAATTAGAAACGAAACTGTGTTAAAAACGAAGTACTTTAACATAATTTAGTGACCCTTTCTGCACAATTATAACCCTAATATAGTTGTATTTGTCACAGTCCAGCCTACTTTTAACAGTTTGTTTTGCTATGTCGACGATTGTCCACTTGCCGAAAGCAATTTGCGCCATAGGGCGGCAGTGTAGCAGATCTGCAACATGGTGGCGTGCTTTATCAGACCATGCGGAAGACCATCTGGAAATACCATAGTTTCACTTTGCCTTTATGGGCAAGAAACAATCATCATATTATTTGTAACGCTGGCGTCGTGATCATCAGTTGGACCTCCCTGTCATTTAACTTTATAATGCAGGCATCTCCAACATATTAAAGACCTTTTGACTAGACTACAATAATGCCACATCGTGGCCTTAGAAATATCATACATCCAACACGTGGTTAAGATAGGATATAATATAACATATTGCAAGTCTTAAAATCTCGATTTTGGAAAGTTTCTTCTCTGGTGGGAGGGTAGGTAGAAGTTTACGGAGCTCTCCAAAGGCCACATTGAATGCTTCCACTCGTATTCTCTCCCTGGTCGCGTGTGCCGTGCGGTACTTGGTCGTAGCTCGCCGTCTGCGGCGCCTTTCCTCCCGTGACAAGTGCGAGTCTGCCCTTATCCCACCGCTGTCGGGACGGGGAGCACCATGCTCGGTAAGGTCGACCTCGTCGCTCTCATTGGCTCGCTCTTTGATTACGTATCACATTGGTCCCCACGCTAGTTttatatgaatattcaaatgAGGACGTATTTCAGAGGTTCTCTGTCTTGAAGTATGCAAATACGCTGGTGTCAGCCTTTGAATATGCAAATTGCTTTTGTAGTGGGAGTGTTTTATCCCAAGTATCCTAGTGCTGAAGAGTCCAGGCGGTCAAAGGCAATCTTGTGAAAAGttatctaaaaaaaattagATCATAAAAACATGATGTTATTCACCACATCAAAATATCAGTCAATAAACCCACTGTTTCAATCAGCTGTGCCTACTCGTAGACACAGCTTCGCTgccaaattttaaatttgaaaggTAACTGTAGAAAAAAAGGTAACTTAATTTGGAAATAATTAATGTGCAGTATTATATGTTTCTTTGGGTATCTTCAGGGTTTTAGTTTTTTTCGTCTGGTATTTGTTTTATGAACTTTTTAGTACGTTCTTTATCGACATCCTTTGCAGCCGTACACTGTATCCACCACTTCGGATACGGCTTTGTAGGCACAAACTGTCCAGGCCCAAATTTATGGATCGGCTTACTACCAAATTCTGCgtttacgatcaccattctccagtTGTATGCAAAACCGAacttctgcactagctgtgtaagcgaataATGCCTGTATTGAAAAGTACAtacgcgcacaagccaaaacttcacgctaacccgtgaaatacgcgtGACGAAAGCACGACCAATTTCCAGCTTACACAAGCTCTGACTCTTTGCTACTGTAAGTATAGCCGTGAAATTGTGCCTGGCTCATAAGGCATTTTCGAAACCGTGGATTCTGCGTGGGCTTCGGGCCAGACTTGAGTCATACCGGGTACGGACGGTGCATCAAACCACGCAGACGGAGCTTTTAGCCTGGACGCAAGCTGAATCATATTTTCGAAAAGGCAGCCAGGAAAGTCCGAAGctacatttgaactcaatgatCCCCCTTGGTCTGCTACTGTTACAATACACGTACACCGAGGGTTTCCTATTATCGCGTCCGATCCAACGACGAGCCCGCGGGCAGATGGCGGATTTCGTTCCCCCATTAATTTTGCATGTCGGTATGGAGGGACCGGGTACGGTGTACCTCCTTCCCAGGGGTACATCTCAGTTGTTTTTTCAGTCTCCCGGTGTTTACTCTATTTTGACCGATAGTTAGTACGATGTAACATAAGAGACAACTCGACTCCCCAAGAAGtcgaacacacacaaaaatgatgtAGATCGCCAAAGTTGATGGTGATGTTTAACACTTACGATGGCTGTTTTATGTCTGACAGAACGTTTTCTCTTACGACTGTTTTATGTGTGTGATTAGACCGGGTGTTCAGTGGTAAGTAAAAGTCATCACTGCGAGTGGTGTTCTCATTCTAATTCTAATGTAAAACTGAtagtgctttttcactcccgatgGCTGTTTTATGTCTTAAAGACGTTTACCGACGACTGTTGTATGTATGTGATAAGAGTGGGAGTTCAGTGGTGTAAGTAAGTCATCACTGTGAGTGGCGTTAATAATTGACGCGCATGAATATTGTGCATAATCAAATGTCGGACTGAATGGTTTATGCAACACATTAAATAGTTGAGACTGTCTGGTCATCGTGCCGCAACGTCAGTTCTAAAGATACGATTATGGTGGTTGAAATAATCCTAAAAATGATACATGGTGGCGATTTGGTCGAGAAATGTGTGAACAATTAATCTAAAATAGTACATTTTATCAACTTGGAGACCTATTACCAAGTTCAAGGTGAGAAGGAGCCGTCTGAAATACAACGCATTAAGAATTGTGTCCACATTTTGAATTCGAGAGCTGAGTTTtgacaggggtcgatttcaatAAGATAGTCCTAACATataggattagtcctaggagttatgAAAAACACACGGCTAATCTTAAAGGCAccgtacactgttggtaataactcaaaataagtgttagcataaaaatgtacttggtaacgagcaatgaagagctgttgatgtatacagcattgtgagaaacggctccctctgaagtaacgtagctcgtgagaaagaggtaatttctcactcaaatatttaaagacttcaggcatgaagccttttcagacatttgaaagcacacacagtttgtcatcaagtgtgtttttcttttcttttaattattctcttgcaactgcgatgaccaatattgagtcaaaattttcacagattttgttattttacgcataatatgtcgggatacaccgagtgagaatacggTGTCCTGACCATTTTCTGAAAACAGTCTATTTCACTTACAATACTTTCGTGCTAACTAAAGTGACccgcgcccaatttcataaaaaatgtaaGCATACGTATTGTGCTTACGGAGAGTCCATTTgcagcatttttattgaataaagctgtttaccgtaagcaaggGGGTACATGCTGGCCCACCGCGGTAAGCACAAGAGTGACATAACAAAGCAAATCCGTGGCTAACGTGCATGCGCACCTAGACGTCTTCTGCTTACTTGAAAAAGCACGGTGAAATATACTTacgcacatttttttttctgctacagtataAGCACAAAACTCTGCTTCcgggtaaacagctttatgaaattgggccgagggCCGAACTTAAAAGCCTGTAAGGCACACAAACTTGTTAAGCACAGTCAACTTGGGCTTAGCAAAAAATAAGTTACCAGTCATAATACCGTACATTTACCATTggtgtgactggtaccccactcatttctcgCTTTTAGCAAAGGACCTCGCAGAGCAGAATTTTTCTTTAttaatagctttatgaaataattggGCCCTTGCCTCTTGATTTGAaaccttaaagccagtggacactattggtaattgtcaaataccagtcttctcacttgctgtatgcataaaataacaaacctctgaaaatttgagctcgattggtcgtcggagttgcgagataactaagaaagaaaaaacacccttgtcacacgaagttgtgtgctttcagatgcttgatttcgagacctcaaattctaaatctgaggtctcgaaatcaaattcgtggaaaattacttctttctcgaaaactactccacttcagggggagccgtttcccacaatgttttatattatcaacctctccccatttctcgttaccaagtaaggttttatgctaacaactattttgagtaattaccaatagtgtccactgccttgaattcAGTTTCCCATTGAGGGATGCGATAGCATTTTATTCAACTAAATGTTTTATACGGAATTGGTGTAGCTGATAAAATTAGTCGCATACAGTGTTCATAACTTGTGTGATCAACCCATAGAGGTATGGATCAATCATACCACCTGAaccaacaaacctgtgtaaatgtGGGCTTAAAGGAACCTTgtatcgggcgagttggtctaccaaaacgtttgaaaccgtttgttatgaaatgcataattatatggttagatagatgtAGTAgaagtagaatgtaatgatccacaaaaatatGCCTGGAAATTGCgcgattttccttttactttgcgacctaACACGGGCAGCCTTGTTAGATGACGACGCAGTGTTAGATGACGACgtacaaggaaaaccacgcaattttgagacaaagttgtgtggatcattttattctacttttaaaacatctttctaaccatatgcatttcataacaaatggtttcaaacgctgtTTATAGATCCGCACTCCGTATTCtagttctttcttttgttgataaacatacCGTGCTTGTTGGCACAGCAgttgaaagtaaacaaacattgttaaaaatattgctaaacagaTGTTGTGACCAAATCCGATACTTATGCAAAccttcaattaaaaaatatatcccACAATTATTGATTGCTTTGTTCtaacaatttcaattcaatactATTTTAGATTTGTGTTATTTTGCTACAAACTATTGCtagctgtttttgtttattagttATGGCCGGCTTCTTTCAAACCTTGGTTGGCAAACAAATCgagctgtgacgttgcaataaaAAGATGGATGACTAAATGGGGCTGGAAACACCTGTCGAATCACGTGACGACAAACGACTGTTTAATGACATCGATTTTGCACTTTGAGTTCAAAGTAATAATTGCAACCGAATTTTTAATCGATTCTGTTTTGAGTTTAATGTAATATTTCTTCTcaaaacaacttaaaggcactggacacttttggtaattactcaaaatatgttaGCATaacatttacttggtaacaagcagctgttgatagtatacaaacattgtgagagacggctacCTCAGGTAATGCTGtgtttgagaaataggtaatttctcagtcaaataataaaatacttcaggtctgaagcatTTTGCAGGCAGCTGAAAgcactttgtgcaacaaggggtGTTTTGTCTGCATTATTTTAgttcaacttcgacgaccaataactgaatccaaattttcacaggcttaatAATGCAtgtgtcgggatacaccaagtcagaatacAAGCCTTTTTAacaatttccaaaggtgtccaattcCTTTAAATATCAGCCACCGTCAATGTTAAGTGGCTGTTCAATTCCCCGTACAGTCCTCAATATACGGTTTCGCAATTCAACGATGTACCAGCACAAAATTGTTAACTGTTTTAATTATTCAAGTGACATCAAGCAACCTTCATTGCCATCATTGCATTAAAACGAAGTTTATCCGTGAAAAAAATGCCGGTGTAGTTAGTTCTGAAGAAAATGCTAGACCATAAcatacaaattaacatttaaaatgcgctattccatcaagGTTACGCACATTAAAGCAATTATAAAATGTAGAAGAAGTAACCGATTCCCTATTGACAAGACGATTGTTCGAAATCATAGGCCTAGCTTTTAAGTGACAGTACTGTTTTTAGTGATtgtaatgtgacagtaaagtggAACTAGGTCGAGGAGTAGTTTTTTAAGCATTTATAAACTATAGAAGAGCAGTCCTCAAATGAATTAGTCTTGAATTCAAGTCGGTAATAGTCACGGTGTGGTCacggggacggtacactcaCGGTACACTCATCCTCGATCcaagtatgtgtgtgtgagaaTGGTGAGAGTCATTGGCAATAGAGCTGCCACGCGCTACCTACAACCGTTGCATTTGTATAattgcactgtgactgttgcatgaagcAGAATGTGTGTTAGTAACAAAGGcggcgcctaacgacttgtcatcaagttcAAAAATGAATTTGCTAATCGGAAGCCAATAAAGTTCCCTAGATAATTgtgttaatatttaataatgaatgcagatgtttacaataaaactaatgtGTGGTTGCATTTTcaagatatcgccaaaaatccggagcgatGTCCTAATACGAataacacaatctgagaagcgttactgactcTTCTCAAATTCAAGTTTTGTGTCATATTACTTTGAGGTTAATcgttctcaaaatgctttgtactaGCGAAAGCTGTTGTTAGGCTTCTATAACCAACAGCTTGTATTGTAAGAGAGAaccaaacgtaaaccttcccttGAAGCATCAGTTCTATAAAATTTGACCTGGTACCagttcaaatattatttattaagctGTGCGACTGCGGCCcatttcgaaaccacggcttcggctttggattcggcttcaggcccccgtcctctcgtctgaaaccctgggCGCGTATATGCAAAGTACGCGCcactgtcaaaacaaccgcggggccaagctaccctgagccgaatccaaagccaaatccagtcgtttcgaaaagggcctatacGGCTAAAGATACGgttacagctatggctagattgcTGTGTCATCATGTGATGAAGTATTGGACATGTTTGGCAACACATTTGAAGCTGTAGCCATATCCACTGTTTCAGATTCAACCTGACTACATTCTCTGATATCGTGTTTTTCTACTCCTGAGGATACTTCTTTGATTCGATCAACGGGATTTGTGTTGCTCAGAACAGGCCCCGGTGTATGATAACGTATTGGTCCAACAATACCTCCCTGAACTTTGACCTGTACTACGTCATCTCCTAAGTTATGATGGTTCAAATTATACGTGTTCTCCCTAACCGGACGGTTCTTTAAAGATGACTCAATCTTAGCTGCAGCCTTCTGCTGACTTGTCCCAATTGTGCTGATTACAACAGCGAAAAAGGAGAGACCAAATATGTACCAAAAGACAACAGCGACATCATAAAGTATTTCTAACTCCTCGCGCGGGTCATGTCCGGTATCATCAGCAGTAGCAACATAGTCACCAAATCCTATGGTTGTCAGTGTGATAAAGCAATAGTAATGAGCTATCCGATACGGCCAACCCTCTAATAAGGTAAACAGTACAGCAGGGATGAGGACCAACACGGAGTAACTGACAGACGCCACAATAAGCCACATCATACAGCGTCTGAATTTTCTCTGTGTCACAGAGCAGTAGTCATGCAACAGATGATCAAGCCCGTCGGTTAACCTACGGAAGCTTTCCCGGTAGAATTCACCTACAACGGAGAGCAGCCACCCGAGAAACGGGATCCCAACCACAGCGTACATAATACAGAAGTTCTGACCGGCTTGTGTTCTTGGTGACAGCCTCCCGTAACCGATAGTAGTCACCACTGTCCCGGAGAAAAAGAAGGAGCTACTGAAGTCCCAGTGACTCTTGCTTGTCAGATTCTGTCTTGGATCTAAACCAGCGTGAACCGCTCTTACGATTTGCTCTATCATATCTTCTAGTCTCTCATCGGAAAGGCAGTCTAATTCCGACAACGTACTCTCCTTGTAACCTCTTATGTCAGTACGTGTACTTGATTCTTCTGGCTCCTCCAGAGCAGAGAAGACAAATCCGCCAATAGCCAGGTACACGATAAACGAAAGAATCAGGAGAAGTAGGCGCTTCCAGTCCATATTGCTTTCTGAAAGGATACAAAATGACTACGGATCAGCATGGTAAATCAATGTGTCCTTAATGtgaatgtatacgtttggtaattactcaaaacaaaatgttaacttaaaaactgacttagtaacgagcattggagagctgttggtagtatataaaacagtttgtgaaacgactccctctgaagtaacgtagtttttgagaaagaggcaatttctcactaaaataataaaagacttctagctagaagtattttattattcctatctgaaagcacacaaatttgtccaataagggtgtttttctgtcatcaatttctcgcaacttcgatgaccaagtgagcccaaattttcacaggcttgttattttatgcttatgatgtgatacaccaagtgaggacactgtgtttgacaatattaccaaacgtgtacaggcctttaagcaaaacacttaaccattgctcctccttcggatgggacgtaaagccgttggtcccgtgtgttgtgttatacacgtaaaataaccccgtgcacttatcgtaaagagaaggggttcctggtttgattggcagcatattgcgccacagcaccttgtaaaccattacacggtACTAAGGATTTGGTATCATAGTTCAAACGCAGTCCcacaaaccttgcaggaaaatactttATGTTACAGCATCTTGAGCGCCACTGAGTGATGAATATGCGCGCTGTATTAGAAGTCACTATTATAATTATGAATACAAATATCTGGGGAAAGAAATTAAAATGAACGACAGCGCAAAAATGGAGTGTCAATCGGGAACCTTGACCCCCATTACTTGGGATTCATCTACATACCCTGAAAAAAATACCGTTGAATGTAATACCGTTGAATTGAGAACCATGCCAAATACATCCAAAATACAACATGAGATTTTGTTGCATTGTGCAGGTATGTTGTTTGTGTTACGACTGAGCAAGGGTGTTTGCCCTGCTAAAATTATGCAGTATGCACGGAAGTGTAGTGGTGATTTGGCTCCTCCACTTTAAATTCTGCCAAATGCTACAAAGTAGACTGTCAACTGCACCACCAATAATATAGTCACTTGATTGCTTAATGCAACAGATACAACAACCACTATTTCAATTTGGTGCATATTATTGTTACGTTTAGAAGGGTTTGGGTTTTTTACGGCAAATGGGCTCCTTTGGACAATACAGAGGAATACTAAGTGATAAAAACATACCTATAAATGGCAGTTAGGAGAAAAGTATATGATGTGCTACCAACAATTACTTATAGAGTAGAAACatggacaacaacaaaactgattCAACATAAACTCTGCACAAcacaaagagcaatggag contains:
- the LOC117301247 gene encoding potassium channel subfamily K member 2-like isoform X1 — protein: MLGVGEQTVGEYYTVNYPIPIFVQESNMDWKRLLLLILSFIVYLAIGGFVFSALEEPEESSTRTDIRGYKESTLSELDCLSDERLEDMIEQIVRAVHAGLDPRQNLTSKSHWDFSSSFFFSGTVVTTIGYGRLSPRTQAGQNFCIMYAVVGIPFLGWLLSVVGEFYRESFRRLTDGLDHLLHDYCSVTQRKFRRCMMWLIVASVSYSVLVLIPAVLFTLLEGWPYRIAHYYCFITLTTIGFGDYVATADDTGHDPREELEILYDVAVVFWYIFGLSFFAVVISTIGTSQQKAAAKIESSLKNRPVRENTYNLNHHNLGDDVVQVKVQGGIVGPIRYHTPGPVLSNTNPVDRIKEVSSGVEKHDIRECSQVESETVDMATASNVLPNMSNTSSHDDTAI
- the LOC117301247 gene encoding potassium channel subfamily K member 2-like isoform X2; translation: MLGVGEQTVESNMDWKRLLLLILSFIVYLAIGGFVFSALEEPEESSTRTDIRGYKESTLSELDCLSDERLEDMIEQIVRAVHAGLDPRQNLTSKSHWDFSSSFFFSGTVVTTIGYGRLSPRTQAGQNFCIMYAVVGIPFLGWLLSVVGEFYRESFRRLTDGLDHLLHDYCSVTQRKFRRCMMWLIVASVSYSVLVLIPAVLFTLLEGWPYRIAHYYCFITLTTIGFGDYVATADDTGHDPREELEILYDVAVVFWYIFGLSFFAVVISTIGTSQQKAAAKIESSLKNRPVRENTYNLNHHNLGDDVVQVKVQGGIVGPIRYHTPGPVLSNTNPVDRIKEVSSGVEKHDIRECSQVESETVDMATASNVLPNMSNTSSHDDTAI